From the genome of Impatiens glandulifera chromosome 9, dImpGla2.1, whole genome shotgun sequence, one region includes:
- the LOC124914717 gene encoding universal stress protein A-like protein has product MEGGAVSEPTRILVAVNQSTIKGYPQASISSKGALEWTLKKIVRSNTSGFKFLFLHVQVPDEDGFDDVDSIYASPDDFKKMKRRDKMRGLHLLEYFVNRCHEIGVPCEAWIKKGDPKEVICYEVRRVQPDLLVVGSRGLGPFQKVFVGTVSEFCAKHAECPVITIKRSADEAPQDPVDD; this is encoded by the exons atggagGGTGGAGCCGTATCGGAGCCGACTCGGATTCTAGTAGCAGTGAACCAGTCGACGATTAAGGGTTATCCTCAAGCTTCCATCAGCAGCAAAGGAGCTTTGGAGTGGACTCTCAAGAAGATTGTCCGTTCCAACACTTCTGGCTTCAAGTTTCTCTTTCTCCACGTCCAAGTCCCTGACGAAGATG gcTTCGATGACGTGGATAGCATATATGCATCACCTGATGATTTCAAGAAGATGAAAAGGAGGGACAAGATGAGAGGGCTTCATCTGCTAGAGTATTTCGTGAACAGATGTCATGAAATTGGG GTTCCTTGTGAAGCGTGGATCAAGAAAGGTGATCCAAAGGAAGTGATATGCTATGAGGTCAGAAGAGTACAACCTGATCTTCTTGTTGTGGGAAGCCGTGGACTTGGTCCCTTTCAGAA GGTTTTTGTTGGGACTGTAAGTGAATTCTGTGCAAAGCATGCCGAATGTCCAGTCATCACAATCAAACGCAGTGCAGATGAAGCTCCCCAGGACCCGGTCGATGATTGA
- the LOC124915543 gene encoding MYB-like transcription factor EOBII — MDKKPCNSVDVEVRKGPWTMEEDMILINYISNHGEGVWNSLARSAGLKRTGKSCRLRWLNYLRPDVRRGNITAEEQILIMELHAKWGNRWSKIAKHLPGRTDNEIKNLWRTRIQKHIKQAENSNALVQGYEQMNNIIHTNSSSSTSQMSGGVVGHHPHLLHTIGSYSPQSYTGNNIDTNFPTTTFPTGWNDNTWSMEDLWNMQLLNGE; from the exons ATGGATAAGAAACCTTGTAACTCCGTTGATGTAGAGGTAAGAAAGGGCCCATGGACCATGGAAGAAGATATGATTCTCATCAACTATATTTCTAACCACGGTGAAGGAGTTTGGAATTCACTTGCTCGATCCGCCG GTTTGAAGAGAACCGGAAAGAGTTGTAGGCTGAGATGGTTGAACTATCTTCGACCCGATGTTAGGAGAGGAAATATTACTGCTGAAGAACAGATCTTAATCATGGAACTGCACGCCAAGTGGGGAAACAG ATGGTCGAAAATTGCGAAGCACTTACCAGGAAGAACCGATAACGAAATTAAAAATCTATGGAGGACCCGTATTCAGAAACACATTAAGCAAGCGGAAAATTCAAACGCCCTAGTGCAAGGTTACGAgcaaatgaataatattattcacACAAATTCCAGCTCTAGTACGAGTCAAATGTCTGGCGGTGTTGTCGGTCACCACCCACATCTCCTCCACACGATAGGATCGTATTCACCACAATCCTATACCGGAAACAATATCGATACTAACTTTCCGACAACAACTTTTCCCACTGGATGGAATGATAACACTTGGAGCATGGAGGATCTTTGGAATATGCAGTTGTTGAATGGCGAGTAG